One Schistocerca nitens isolate TAMUIC-IGC-003100 chromosome 1, iqSchNite1.1, whole genome shotgun sequence DNA segment encodes these proteins:
- the LOC126236420 gene encoding uncharacterized protein LOC126236420, whose amino-acid sequence MTDRRKNKVVSPHIAALVAKQRILYQHQSFLESCIRSIRDAKHRVELEQLQLEHLIHGLENESEPDDKHYDSDENLSDMETGQQKDIYEGLDLNDPFCVNLQPVEWDLTPVTVTDETVNVDADANTRDLLQL is encoded by the exons ATGAcagacagaagaaaaaataaagtCGTTTCCCCACATATTGCAGCACTTGTCGCTAAGCAAAGGATCCTTTATCAACACCAGTCATTTCTCGAATCGTGCATAAGATCTATTAGAGATGCAAAACACAGAGTTGAG CTGGAGCAATTACAGTTAGAACACTTAATACATGGGCTTGAAAATGAAAGTGAACCAGATGATAAGCATTATGATTCAGATGAAAATTTATCAGATATGGAGACTGGCCAGCAAAAAGACATTTATGAGGGTCTTGATTTGAATGACCCGTTCTGTGTAAATCTGCAGCCAGTTGAGTGGGATCTTACTCCTGTAACTG TTACAGATGAAACAGTAAATGTTGATGCAGATGCCAATACGAGGGACCTGCTGCAACTCTGA